From a single Candidatus Dormiibacterota bacterium genomic region:
- a CDS encoding hotdog domain-containing protein yields MATGEDPSSLIRLRMSAHDAHYGGDLVDGARMLALFGDVATELLIRMDGDEGLFVAYDSVEFLAPVYAGDYIEARGRIVHVGTSSRKMEFEARKVITARTDISPSAADALTEPTIVCRASGTCVTPQANKRI; encoded by the coding sequence ATGGCAACAGGCGAAGACCCAAGCAGCCTGATTCGGCTGCGCATGAGCGCGCACGACGCGCACTACGGAGGTGATCTCGTCGACGGCGCGCGGATGCTCGCCCTATTCGGGGACGTCGCAACCGAATTGCTCATCCGCATGGACGGCGACGAAGGGCTGTTTGTCGCCTACGATTCCGTCGAGTTTCTCGCCCCGGTCTATGCCGGCGATTATATCGAAGCGCGCGGCCGCATCGTGCACGTCGGCACGTCGTCGCGCAAGATGGAGTTCGAGGCGCGCAAGGTGATTACCGCGCGCACCGATATCTCTCCCAGCGCCGCCGATGCCCTAACCGAACCGACGATCGTTTGCCGCGCGAGCGGCACCTGCGTCACACCCCAAGCGAATAAGCGCATCTAA
- a CDS encoding MATE family efflux transporter: protein MRDRSGMAQAQNPRRPGINIFDDTKPMWRIFLVFLIPLMISNVLQSASQTFSFIFLGRMLGVDALAAVSAVFPVVFLLFSFLIGIASGSTVLIGQAFGAGDQHRVKKIAGTVLGATLLFAIFVSVVGTLVSPYMLTLLGTPASILKEADAYTRVVFLTAPVIFPYLVFTTFLRGTGDSKTPLWFLIVSTVLTILFTPALIRGWFGLPQLGVVSAAVAGLLSQGIAFAAMLVMLSRTKHPLRFDAEMARDMLFDPKILWLVVRIGVPTGLQVIMVSLAEIAVISFVNRFGANATAAYGAVNQIISYVQFPAISISIAASIFGAQCIGARREDKLGSVVRSAVMLNYIIGGILIAICYIFADVLIGWFITDPATIQVAHGLLVITLWSYLLFGNSAVISGVMRSSGTVLWPTINGIFAIWAVEVPAAFILMQHYGLRGVWMGYPISYAFVLCAQFTYYKLVWQKKTHARLV from the coding sequence ATGCGCGATAGAAGCGGGATGGCGCAAGCGCAGAACCCACGGCGGCCGGGGATCAATATCTTCGACGATACCAAGCCGATGTGGCGAATTTTTCTGGTCTTCCTCATACCGTTGATGATCAGTAACGTTCTGCAATCCGCTTCCCAGACGTTTAGTTTTATCTTCTTAGGGCGAATGCTCGGCGTCGACGCATTGGCGGCCGTTTCGGCGGTGTTTCCCGTCGTGTTCTTGCTGTTCTCGTTCTTGATTGGGATCGCGAGCGGCAGCACGGTGCTGATCGGGCAGGCCTTCGGCGCGGGCGACCAGCACCGCGTCAAGAAAATAGCCGGCACCGTGCTCGGGGCGACGTTGCTCTTCGCCATCTTCGTGTCGGTGGTCGGGACGTTGGTCTCACCGTACATGCTGACCCTCCTGGGGACCCCGGCATCGATTCTGAAGGAAGCCGATGCCTATACGCGCGTCGTGTTCCTCACGGCGCCGGTCATCTTTCCGTACTTGGTTTTCACGACATTTCTGCGCGGCACCGGCGATTCGAAGACGCCGTTGTGGTTTCTCATCGTCAGCACCGTATTGACGATTCTCTTTACCCCAGCGCTCATTCGTGGCTGGTTCGGTTTGCCGCAGCTCGGCGTCGTCAGCGCGGCCGTCGCCGGATTGCTCAGCCAGGGGATCGCATTCGCGGCGATGCTGGTGATGCTCTCGCGCACGAAACATCCACTGCGATTCGATGCCGAGATGGCGCGCGATATGCTCTTCGACCCGAAGATTCTCTGGCTGGTCGTGCGCATCGGCGTGCCGACCGGCTTGCAGGTGATCATGGTCTCGCTCGCCGAGATTGCGGTGATCAGCTTCGTGAATCGCTTCGGCGCTAACGCCACGGCGGCATACGGGGCCGTCAACCAAATTATCAGCTACGTGCAATTTCCGGCGATATCGATCAGCATCGCGGCTTCGATCTTCGGGGCACAGTGCATCGGCGCGCGGCGCGAAGACAAACTCGGGAGCGTCGTGCGTTCGGCCGTGATGCTCAATTACATCATCGGCGGCATCCTCATCGCGATCTGCTACATCTTCGCGGATGTCTTGATCGGTTGGTTCATCACCGACCCGGCGACGATCCAAGTCGCCCACGGCCTGTTGGTGATTACGCTGTGGAGCTATCTGCTCTTCGGTAACAGCGCCGTCATCAGCGGCGTGATGCGCAGCAGCGGCACGGTGCTCTGGCCCACGATCAACGGCATCTTCGCCATCTGGGCGGTCGAAGTACCCGCGGCGTTCATCCTCATGCAGCACTACGGTTTGCGCGGCGTCTGGATGGGCTACCCGATCTCATACGCCTTCGTGCTCTGCGCGCAGTTTACGTACTATAAACTGGTGTGGCAGAAGAAGACGCACGCGCGCCTCGTGTAG
- a CDS encoding RNA-binding S4 domain-containing protein has translation MRLDKFMKVARLSKRRTEAHEALEHGRITKDGKPVKPAYSVKPGDVLEIHYASKFVTVRVREVPLRMTPSVKPADLYEIIDTRKDDPIEWM, from the coding sequence ATGCGACTCGATAAATTCATGAAGGTCGCGCGACTTTCGAAGCGACGCACCGAGGCGCACGAGGCGCTCGAGCACGGTCGCATCACCAAAGACGGAAAGCCGGTCAAACCGGCCTATAGCGTGAAACCTGGCGACGTGCTAGAAATCCACTATGCGAGCAAATTCGTCACCGTGCGCGTTCGCGAGGTTCCGCTGCGCATGACGCCGTCGGTAAAGCCCGCCGATCTCTACGAAATTATCGACACGCGCAAAGACGACCCGATCGAGTGGATGTAA
- a CDS encoding type II toxin-antitoxin system PemK/MazF family toxin, with the protein MSASPRRGEVWWVALDPAQGSEIQKTRPCIVLTSDIVNARRRTVVVVPLSSAPRESPPLLIGLSSIGRPAVAVLDQLRAVTKERLREKLGDVAPAELGAIEDGLREILEL; encoded by the coding sequence ATGTCCGCTAGCCCGCGACGCGGCGAGGTCTGGTGGGTCGCGCTCGATCCGGCACAGGGCTCGGAGATCCAAAAAACGCGGCCGTGCATCGTGTTGACGAGCGACATCGTGAACGCCCGCCGGCGCACGGTAGTGGTCGTTCCGCTCTCGAGCGCGCCGCGCGAGAGCCCGCCTCTTTTGATTGGGCTGAGCTCTATCGGTAGGCCGGCGGTCGCGGTCCTCGACCAACTACGCGCGGTTACGAAAGAGCGGCTGCGCGAGAAGTTGGGAGATGTCGCGCCGGCAGAATTGGGCGCTATCGAGGACGGCCTTAGAGAGATTCTCGAACTGTGA
- a CDS encoding glycerate kinase produces the protein MSITVLIAPDKFKGSLTATQAAHAMQRGVLAARPEARCLLCPMADGGEGTVDVFLGRGAARATARVRGPFGDPVEAVYALAGGTAIVEMASASGLGLLEPAQYDPMRADTFGTGELIRAALDAGADRVIVAVGGSATNDAGTGMLRALGVRFLDVDGAVIGAGMAAYECLATIDLRSLDARLADVRIDVAVDVDNPLCGPDGAAQTFAAQKGADPEQIALLDRVLAHIAGVAERTLQRDYRNEPGAGAAGGLGFALLAFLGAHMEPGVALIAREWNLTELLRGAALCMTGEGKIDAQTLHGKTVSGVAAFARAQNVPVIAFGGAVDPDVVEPLARCGIGVVPIAPPQTSAAESMRDAAELLAAAAEAATRRTLGERAWM, from the coding sequence GTGAGTATCACCGTCCTCATCGCTCCGGATAAGTTCAAAGGCAGCCTTACGGCCACCCAAGCGGCGCACGCGATGCAGCGCGGCGTGCTCGCGGCTAGGCCGGAAGCGCGATGCCTGCTATGCCCGATGGCCGACGGCGGCGAGGGGACGGTCGACGTCTTTTTGGGGCGCGGCGCGGCGCGCGCGACCGCACGCGTTCGCGGGCCCTTCGGCGACCCGGTCGAAGCGGTGTACGCACTCGCCGGCGGCACGGCCATCGTGGAAATGGCGAGTGCGTCGGGTCTTGGGCTTCTCGAGCCGGCGCAGTACGATCCGATGCGCGCCGATACGTTCGGTACGGGAGAATTGATACGAGCGGCGCTCGACGCCGGCGCCGATCGTGTGATCGTAGCTGTCGGCGGTAGCGCAACGAACGATGCCGGTACCGGCATGCTGCGCGCGCTCGGCGTTCGTTTTCTCGACGTAGACGGCGCCGTCATCGGCGCGGGGATGGCGGCCTACGAATGCTTGGCGACGATCGATCTGCGGTCGCTCGATGCACGCCTTGCGGACGTGCGCATCGACGTCGCCGTTGATGTGGACAATCCGCTCTGCGGGCCCGACGGAGCGGCGCAAACCTTCGCCGCGCAGAAGGGCGCCGATCCGGAACAGATCGCGTTGCTCGACCGGGTGCTGGCGCATATCGCCGGCGTGGCCGAACGTACGCTGCAGCGCGACTATCGCAACGAACCGGGGGCCGGGGCGGCCGGCGGTTTGGGGTTCGCGCTGCTCGCATTTCTCGGCGCGCACATGGAACCCGGCGTCGCATTGATCGCCCGGGAGTGGAACCTGACGGAATTGCTGCGAGGTGCCGCGCTCTGCATGACGGGCGAAGGCAAAATCGACGCGCAGACCCTACACGGCAAAACGGTTTCGGGCGTCGCCGCATTCGCGCGCGCGCAGAACGTTCCGGTTATCGCGTTCGGCGGAGCGGTCGATCCGGACGTTGTGGAACCGCTCGCTCGGTGTGGAATCGGCGTCGTACCCATCGCGCCCCCGCAGACGTCCGCGGCGGAATCGATGCGCGACGCGGCCGAACTGCTTGCGGCGGCGGCCGAAGCGGCCACGCGGCGAACGCTGGGCGAACGCGCGTGGATGTAA
- the mazG gene encoding nucleoside triphosphate pyrophosphohydrolase, with amino-acid sequence MMVRIVGLGPGDPSLMTLGSVDALRSVAHALVLLAPADLQSYLASAGVALTDDVATDAALIVRGGTDEIERFAVRIDAMRERGDLGIGVLGNPLSDFPGLPLLLRALEARDIETAIVPGMPHATLSASITMPLVPLPPQSSHYSWDDLIEIMARLRLGCPWDREQTHRTLVPYLIEETYEVVEAIENEDASELCEELGDLLLQIVFHAQLGSETGAFTVADVIDALSNKMVRRHPHVFGSAVIEDVDSQWRSWEKLKSQEKTGQKRASRLDGIPKHLGALQRGQRMQEKAARVGFDWPDISGVLDKLHEELTELSEARRAKNDDDHVREELGDVFFTIVNLSRALGIDAEAAMREANEKFYRRFRFMEERVAANGKALTDLSLVELEELWQQAKTQAA; translated from the coding sequence ATGATGGTGCGAATCGTGGGGCTCGGCCCCGGCGATCCTAGTTTGATGACGCTCGGGAGCGTGGATGCGCTGCGAAGCGTCGCGCATGCGCTCGTGCTTTTAGCCCCGGCCGATCTCCAATCGTATCTTGCAAGCGCGGGCGTCGCGCTCACCGACGACGTCGCAACGGACGCGGCGCTGATCGTGCGCGGCGGCACCGACGAAATCGAACGCTTCGCCGTCCGCATCGATGCGATGCGCGAGCGCGGCGATCTCGGGATCGGCGTGCTAGGCAACCCGCTCTCCGATTTTCCGGGCCTCCCGCTATTACTACGCGCTCTCGAAGCGCGCGATATCGAAACCGCGATCGTGCCCGGCATGCCGCACGCAACGCTGTCGGCGTCGATCACGATGCCGCTCGTACCGCTTCCGCCGCAGTCCTCGCACTATTCGTGGGACGATCTCATCGAAATCATGGCTCGCCTGCGCCTGGGCTGCCCGTGGGATCGCGAGCAAACGCACCGCACGCTGGTTCCCTACCTCATCGAAGAAACGTACGAAGTGGTCGAAGCGATCGAGAACGAGGATGCGAGCGAACTCTGCGAAGAGCTCGGCGACCTGTTGCTGCAGATCGTCTTCCACGCGCAGTTGGGTTCCGAGACCGGGGCATTCACCGTGGCCGACGTGATTGATGCGCTCTCGAACAAGATGGTCCGCCGGCACCCCCACGTGTTCGGCAGCGCCGTTATCGAAGACGTCGATTCGCAGTGGCGTAGCTGGGAGAAGCTCAAGTCGCAAGAAAAGACCGGGCAGAAACGCGCCAGTCGCCTCGACGGCATCCCGAAGCATCTCGGCGCCCTGCAACGCGGGCAACGGATGCAAGAGAAAGCGGCGCGCGTCGGCTTCGACTGGCCCGATATCTCGGGCGTTTTGGATAAACTGCACGAAGAGCTAACCGAGCTTAGCGAAGCCCGCCGGGCGAAGAACGACGACGACCACGTACGCGAAGAACTCGGCGACGTCTTCTTCACCATCGTCAATCTCTCGCGCGCGCTCGGCATCGATGCCGAAGCGGCGATGCGCGAAGCCAACGAAAAATTCTACCGGCGCTTCCGGTTTATGGAAGAACGCGTCGCCGCAAACGGCAAGGCGCTCACCGATCTATCGCTCGTCGAACTCGAGGAATTATGGCAACAGGCGAAGACCCAAGCAGCCTGA
- a CDS encoding EthD family reductase, giving the protein MIAITVAYQAGNKMNTDYYYGSHVQMVENTLTEYGLKASEVRKIVGTPTGDPAPYQIITTLYFESMQAYSTAMASDAGRHVLDDIKNFFEGMPDIMIGEV; this is encoded by the coding sequence ATGATCGCGATCACCGTCGCCTACCAAGCCGGCAACAAGATGAACACCGATTACTATTACGGCTCGCACGTTCAGATGGTCGAAAATACGCTCACCGAATACGGGCTCAAAGCAAGTGAGGTGCGCAAAATCGTCGGCACGCCCACCGGCGACCCGGCGCCCTATCAAATCATCACCACCCTCTACTTCGAGAGCATGCAAGCCTACAGTACGGCGATGGCGAGCGACGCAGGCCGCCACGTGCTGGACGACATCAAGAACTTCTTCGAAGGCATGCCCGATATCATGATCGGCGAAGTGTAG
- a CDS encoding MarR family transcriptional regulator, with product MPKRTIARPSPDPNLAHVAALIGDPGRSTMLLSLLDGRTLSAGELARRATVSPTAASAHLSKLVAGGLIVVQPSGRRRLYRLAGADVGRALEALAVISKPARIVALAQSAIAGELRIARSCYDHLAGRLGVGITDSLVARKILIPGGSHDYTITNKGHSYFTAFGLDVADAQSKRRHFASQCLDWTEHRSHLAGALGAALCDRLLDSGWVVRTQASRALHVTPLGRAALEEHFSLRLSEATYATR from the coding sequence ATGCCTAAACGAACGATCGCACGGCCTTCTCCAGACCCCAACCTTGCACACGTCGCAGCATTGATCGGGGATCCTGGCCGCTCGACCATGCTGCTCTCGCTGCTGGACGGTCGAACGCTATCGGCCGGCGAGTTAGCTCGCCGCGCGACCGTCTCTCCAACGGCCGCGAGCGCGCACCTATCGAAGCTCGTCGCGGGTGGGCTCATTGTGGTCCAACCTTCGGGCCGCCGGCGGCTCTATCGGCTCGCCGGCGCCGATGTGGGACGCGCTCTGGAAGCGCTCGCCGTCATCTCCAAGCCGGCACGCATCGTCGCCTTGGCACAGAGCGCGATTGCCGGCGAACTGCGCATCGCGCGCTCCTGCTACGATCACCTCGCCGGCCGCTTGGGGGTCGGCATCACCGACTCGCTCGTCGCGCGAAAGATCCTGATTCCCGGCGGCTCGCACGACTACACGATTACGAACAAGGGGCATAGCTACTTCACGGCTTTTGGGCTCGACGTCGCCGACGCGCAATCGAAACGACGGCATTTCGCGAGCCAGTGCCTCGATTGGACCGAGCACCGGTCGCATCTAGCAGGCGCGCTCGGCGCAGCGCTATGCGATCGGCTCCTGGACTCCGGTTGGGTCGTGCGCACGCAGGCAAGCAGAGCGCTGCACGTCACTCCTCTGGGCCGTGCGGCACTCGAGGAGCATTTCTCGTTACGACTCTCGGAGGCGACGTATGCGACTCGATAA